A genome region from Senegalia massiliensis includes the following:
- the queG gene encoding tRNA epoxyqueuosine(34) reductase QueG has protein sequence MKEELIEYVKSIEIEKVGIADIGPYKELEDILIRRKQEGQLTGLEGSSIELRVDPTLTMENAKSIIVCLFPYITKENKRSNLSNYTYSKDYHLIVKEKLEKIGEFLNKKIDDFEYQVHVDTGHLVDRYLGYRAGLGFFGINAHLINDDYGTYFFIGYIINNYPFKHDKPLDKTCFQCMKCKYECPGNIILGNFDINPLRCRSFITQKKRDIDDIDKEIIKKDNILFGCDICQLVCPHNDGIKETNIKEFKKDLIHRLDYDQIKDMSNKGFKRKYGDRAFAWRGRKVIKRNYEIIEGIEIDD, from the coding sequence ATGAAAGAGGAATTAATAGAATATGTAAAATCAATAGAAATAGAAAAAGTAGGTATAGCAGATATTGGTCCATATAAAGAATTAGAAGATATATTAATTCGTAGAAAACAAGAAGGACAGCTTACAGGATTAGAGGGTTCTAGTATAGAGCTGAGAGTAGATCCTACACTTACTATGGAAAATGCAAAATCTATTATAGTTTGTCTCTTTCCATATATTACAAAAGAAAATAAAAGATCTAACTTATCAAATTATACTTATTCAAAAGATTATCATTTAATAGTAAAAGAAAAATTAGAAAAAATAGGTGAATTTTTAAATAAAAAAATAGATGACTTTGAATATCAAGTACATGTAGATACAGGGCATTTAGTAGATAGATATTTAGGTTATAGAGCAGGACTTGGTTTTTTTGGTATAAATGCTCATTTAATAAATGATGACTATGGAACATACTTTTTTATTGGCTATATTATTAATAATTATCCTTTTAAACATGACAAGCCTCTAGATAAGACTTGTTTTCAATGTATGAAATGTAAATATGAATGTCCTGGCAATATTATACTTGGAAACTTTGATATTAATCCTTTAAGATGTAGATCATTTATTACCCAAAAAAAAAGAGATATAGATGATATAGATAAAGAGATAATAAAAAAAGATAATATTTTATTCGGCTGTGATATTTGTCAATTAGTTTGCCCTCATAATGATGGAATAAAAGAAACTAATATAAAAGAGTTTAAAAAAGATTTAATTCATAGATTAGATTATGATCAAATTAAAGATATGAGCAATAAGGGATTTAAAAGGAAATATGGAGATAGAGCTTT
- a CDS encoding Cof-type HAD-IIB family hydrolase, whose amino-acid sequence MKYKAIISDLDGTLLNSDHKISEYTKQVIEKVINKGVKFFIATGRHHEDIDFVRNGLNLDSIFITSNGGRIHDKDKNKLIGHDIDEEIVKGLINLDIEEDIHKNIYMENEWYIEKENDYLDDFVKDSPFLYQITDLKTLENIKSHKVFFLSLEHEKLVDLKERIEKLYPGKLNITFSLDTCLEVMPKGVSKGYAIKEVLKRHNISLEETIAFGDGLNDLEMLKTVGKGYIMENAHDKLIKELPNHEIIGPNTEDGLGKKLEEIFDIK is encoded by the coding sequence ATGAAATATAAGGCTATAATATCTGACTTAGATGGTACACTTTTAAATAGTGATCATAAAATAAGTGAATATACTAAACAAGTTATAGAAAAAGTAATTAATAAAGGTGTAAAGTTTTTTATTGCAACTGGACGTCATCATGAAGATATTGATTTTGTAAGAAATGGTTTAAATTTAGATTCAATATTTATAACATCAAATGGTGGTAGAATACATGATAAGGATAAAAATAAATTAATTGGACATGATATTGATGAAGAAATAGTAAAAGGATTAATAAATTTAGACATTGAAGAAGATATTCATAAAAATATATATATGGAAAATGAATGGTATATAGAGAAAGAAAATGATTATTTAGATGACTTTGTAAAAGACTCCCCTTTTTTATATCAAATAACTGATTTAAAAACATTAGAAAATATAAAATCACATAAGGTATTCTTTTTAAGCTTGGAACATGAAAAATTAGTTGATTTAAAAGAAAGAATAGAAAAATTATATCCAGGAAAATTAAATATAACATTTTCACTTGATACATGCCTTGAAGTAATGCCAAAAGGTGTATCAAAGGGGTATGCTATAAAGGAAGTATTAAAAAGACATAACATATCACTTGAAGAAACAATAGCCTTTGGAGATGGATTAAATGATTTAGAAATGCTTAAAACAGTTGGGAAAGGCTATATAATGGAAAATGCACATGATAAATTAATAAAAGAGTTACCAAATCATGAAATTATAGGACCAAATACTGAAGATGGATTAGGAAAAAAATTAGAAGAAATATTTGATATAAAATAA